ATTAGTTGATTTTCACGGCAATAAGGTATCTCATTCTCATATATATGAGCCGATATCATCTTTAAAAagtctaataatatataataagagAATGCGTGATTGATTAAGGCTGGGAAAGGTGGAAGTTTGACTCTCCACGAGACAACCATTATTGGAGGAGCACTTGAACTTACCTCAAAAACAGCACACGACGCCATGACTCTTCTATCAGAAGCATTTTCAATCGATGTCAATTCCAAGTTAGATAAGCTTTTAATGAATCTGATTATAGACAAGGGTTATAGCAGGGTGCCAGTATACTACGATCAACCGGCAAATATAATCGGAGTTCTTTTAGTAAAAAATCTATTGACCATCAATCCAGCAGATTGTGTGCCTATAAAAAATATTACTCTTCGCCTCATTCCAAGGTACGTAGTATATCTACacaattcaaaaaaatttacctATATGTAagtaatttatatacaaaaagaaCAAATTGATGACTCACCCtttaaaaccaatttttttttgttttgtattgttATGGTATCATATATAGAGTCTCAGAGACAATGCCATTATACGACATACTAAATGAGTTCCAGAAAGGTCTAAGCCACATGGCTGCAGTCATACAACAACCGAGTCAAACACTCCAGCGGTCAACCAGCAAGCGATCAAGTGAAGTGAGAGTGGATATTCTAAATGAAAGCAATGAAGGTTTGAGAAGCAGAACATTTAACAAGTTTAAGTCGAATTCTGGAAGTGGGAACGTGTCACGTGTAGACTCTTCCAAGAGCAGAAGATGGTCGGATAAGTTTTTGCCAGAGGTTCTTAATCTAACAGAGAAACCATTTTCTTCATTCAGACAAGAAGGGGATGTTATAGGCATCATCACAATGGAAGATGTTATGGAAGAGCTCCTAAAAGTATGACACTATTAACCACAACTTGTCATATCTTCTTATGTCCATTTACAATTAATAATTGATGTTTACCATTGTTTACCCGTATATATATCTTGTAGGATGAGATTTTCGACGAAACAGATCATCATAATGAATAACGATAGACGGTTAATATGCTTGAGAGTGACAAGTATAACGACTTACAAAATAATGAGGATGAGTCATTAAACTTATAACTCATGTTGAATGGATTTGCTGAAGACCCATGTCATAGACAAGTCATCTCATCGAATCCTTGTCCTAACACATGTCATGAACTTGTATTGAATTAAGATTTTACTAGTAACCTAACATAAGGAGCGGAACCTTAGTTTTTCTAGTTGATTACATACAAAGTACTTAAGATTGTTTCTATAAATAAGAAAATCATTTGGTTGTTCTTGAACccatcaaatcaaaatatcatgATGACAAAGATGCAACAGAAAACAGaagtctctctctatatattgtTGAATGAATGTGTTCATTTTCAAATGGCCGGGTTAGACCAAGAAGGGTAGCAACTTAACTTGTGCATGGAAAATGCACAACATCCCTctttagaaaaggaaaaaaaaaaaagataataatcaaaAGAGCTTGTTAAGGAAGCAaagcatatatattaaaaagttaccaGTCACCAATGTACAATGCTTTGAAACTGGAGTAGATGTTGGACTTGGACCATTTGGGATTTGGTTAGATGGGGATTATTTGACTAATTTGATCCACAATGATATTATTTGACCCAAAACAAGAAAGGTCAAAAAcgatttctttttctttacattttgtaaacaaattaaaggagagatgaaaaaaaagtaaaagtatgCTACAAACTTCTCTCACAGAGATCTATCATGGCCACTGCCACTTTTGTCAGTCACCCTGTGCATTCAGATACCAACTCTCTTATCCCATtctattttatatgaaaaaaataattcacACTCTTCTcgactctctctctctctcctgaGCCCATTATTATGGGTTTCCGTATAAAATTTGTCAGAGACAATAGCTGCCATAAAGGCAGAAGAAGCAGAGCAtagtagcagcagcagcagatgCATCAGTTTTTGCagtcataaatatatatacatatatacgtgcACACTCttctaataaaaagttaaagaaaaaaaaaagtctatttGATTTTTCTTAATTCGGTCCCTTGtctttactttttctttcatttccaTCTTCATATGTAGATCATCAATAActagagaagaaaaaaaagaaagaaagataagatGATGAGTAGAGCAAGTGGAAGATATCATCCATTCACGGCAAGTCAATGGCAAGAGCTTGAACACCAAGCACTTGTATACAAATACATGATATCTGGTATCCCAATCCCTCCTCATCTCCTCTTCACCATCAACAGCAAGACTACTCCAACTGATTCTTCTTCTACAAAGCTCCTCCTTCCCCCTCCTCATCCCTCGTCAAGTAACTATCCTTTCCTCTATTTTAATTTAGTAGTAATAAAAACGTCAAGTAACTATCCTTTCCTCTATTTTAATTTAGTAGTAATAAAAACGTCAAATTTACTGTATTAATTAGAGCTATGAGATGAAATTAAAActcttttttataaataattttgtgTGTAGTTGGATGGAACTGTTTTCATCCCATGGGATATGGGAGAAAGATAGATCCAGAGCCAGGGAGGTGCAGAAGAACAGATGGAAAGAAATGGAGATGCTCAAAAGAAGCTTATCCTGATTCAAAATACTGTGAAAGGCACATGCATAGAGGCAGAAACCGTTCAAGAAAGCCTGTGGAACCCCCCAAAACAGCACCATCCTCTGACTATTATCATACAACTGATCTCCTTTCTTCATCAAGACCTTCTCATGTAGTTTTGTCATCATCTCAACAACATCACTTCTTGTTGGAATCTACCCCCACATACAGGTTAGTTTCTGCTGCTAGATTTCATTATCGatcattttggaaaaaaaaatataaacatatattaggAACAATAATCTTTGATCGAATGAAATGCgtataaaaatttaacagaAAAACCTATGGAATCAAAGATCAGGAGATAGATGAGCATCCATTTTTCTCACAATCACCTTCTGGGACCATCAACAAGACTTCATCATCAGGATTGGGTGATTCTTGGCAAGCTATGAACAACTCTTCCTCAAAGCACACACCTTTTtctgattttcatcaaaataacaCTCCTGGTTACTTATATACTACTACTATTACTAATCAACATCAGAGTTACTATGATCAGTTGGCTTTAAAACTTGACAGAAAAGATGAACCCCAGCACAAGGTAATGCATCATTTCTTTGATGAATGGCCACCAAATGATGACAAAGATTCTTCCACAACTCAGCTTTCTATTTCCATCCCCGCCAGTTCTGCTCATGACTTCTTCCTCACCCATAAtggtaattatttatatatatatatatatatactaattaatatttaaatatgaagTGGGTAGTATTtgaaattgtttgttttttctagGTAgtgtttattcttttttatacgTTCGATCATGAGAGTCTATTAGACCAGACAATCTAGGCATCAAAGAAAATTCTAAGAAAAATCCTACAAACAATTTGGATAGAGCTTATTTAAGGATACTACTACAGTACCCGCACAATACTACTGTGTAATGACGACGGTGCTGGTGGAGGTGTAATGGTGATAGCGGCGGTGACACTAGGTGGTGGTgcacggtggtggtggtgacgcgTGATGGTAGTGGCGGCAGagttggtggtggcggcgattgGTAATGGTGACGAGTGGTGGGCAATTATTGGTGGCGTCGGGTagtttagtttattaatataatgtggttttaataaattgtaatttaattgtagaaagttaaaacttaaaattaaataaaagctatatttattttataatatagtatatacatAAAGGGGTTAACATGTATGCACCGCAGTTAcattggttttaaaaaaataattttcttattaagctttcaagttttaaaatatacacCGTTGGTCCCTGCAAAACAACACAGTTGCAGCTATTGTCCTTACAGTTAACTGCAGGGATGATTTTCCCATAcataaaatagatatatataaaagtgaattaactatttattataaagggaaaatattattataaagggaaaataaaaatattgccTTTCAACCCAACTTTTTCACTaccaaacaattaattatatgttttcatGTGATTAGATCGCAAATGAAATTATAAATTCTACATATTGATAGATATGACTAGTATGATAGTCAATTATACATCTTGGTATTAAGAATGACATGCCAAAAGTTAGGATTAAAAAATGAGTGAAATTCAGGTAAAAAAATGATTCTTGTTTGGTTTACATTATTATCAGTTTATCACATGTATCATTACACTTTTTCTTGTTTcttaatgtgattttttttactttaatatattaacgaaatgttttatctttagttgaaatataacatatttttaattaaaggggtttgctaaatacagtctttggggctgtgtttaaggtgcataaattgtttgtacatttaccatgaaaattaaggggcggacttttaatatgaaaagtataaatttttttatgcacgttaaatacagcttGTGAAATCCAATTTGAAGATGGTGGGctatgagaaaaaaaatatgatgacGATGAGAAAGAGAAGTTTACATAGTAATACTTTTGATGGGTAGGCAATCATGAATAGTTTTATTAGTATTAAAGATTTCGTAATACTAAAAAGTCTCTGGtttatttcttttcctttttgcaGATAAATGAGTAATAATGGAATGTTGAGACCAAATTAAACAAGAAGAACGTTACTTGGTTTGGCAATATTTGTATTAGTAGTGTTATTAACTTGTGTTCTTTACCTTCAAACAGAATCAAGTTTTGAAATGACAACTTTTGATGTGTTTGAGTAGGGTCAATTAATGCTATACAAGTTATGCAGCATATTTTGTATGTTTGCAAATCGAAgtagattttgagtttttgacatCTTCGACTTTTACATTTTCTGCTTGTTATGTAACCCCTTACCTAAATTtgacatacaaatatacaatgatGCATACTTGTCGGTTAGCAACTTTTTATTCGACTCGCATAGTATCAGAAAtactaaataatatataaaataattagatTAAACCCATACGTTGTGCGGGGATGATTAAAatagtagaaaaaaaatatattgatagttacaatattattaatagTTTCTGATATTTAAAAAACTGTCAGATTATATTTGATGCAAATTAATAAGATTGTGATTTATGAATTTGTCAAATACGTTAAATCATcactaattaaacataatatttataaattataagagtatataatattcataaacaaacaataatgcattataaattataagagtatataatattcataaacaaacaataatGCATTATAATATTGGACTTTAGgtttataaaatgaaaactagattaaaagataataattacaaaaataaatctaaatgtgagagtaataatgataaaataattgataataatataaacacataatgaaaactaaaaaaataaaataaaagaggaAGTGCAAAATCTaacatgaataataataataataataataataataataataataataataataataataataataataataaaaataaacgtAAATAATTAAACTGATAGATGGTACATAAATAACAATAAGATTAgtaaacataagaaaaaacacagtctaaaaatataacaaaatgaaaaatagtTTAATAGTATTTTTGGATTAGAAAACATAGGAAAAAAGAGCTtcgaacaaaaaaaatttcttgaatacaaaaaaaagataaccgtgatatatatttttggagTGCATTTTATATTAACTAATGATGATAAACTTTAGGTGGTTTTATAGAAGATCtgaataaatagaaataattttaataaagataataataaaatatgtatgtGTTGAACAATGTTTTTTAACCATTAGGTAATAGCCCAGTGGCCACCAGTCGTCACTTTTCAGgggaggtcttgggttcgagtcttgccaaaggcaaacttgagataatcagggattattaagtggttgagaatcGAATCACCTAGACACTAGCCTGACTGGGTATTAGTGGGTACCAATTGGTACATGTGATCAGGgggtttccatccaattaccctttttccttcttctattttttattttttattttttttatcattaattaaTGATGAATAGGATAAATGATTAAGAATAATTTAAATGACATGAGATgcttaaaattaggaaattaatgGAAATATGACGCATCATAAAAGAACCTATATGGCATGCTCTCGTAATTGTCAactatgtaaaaatatatctcctcttagttatatagaaagATGTAACCatgtatatgatatataatatacaagattttttacccgcacaatgcgctTCTGTTTAAAAATATAGTTGATTATTGTTGTTTTTACTAAGACAATTTAAATAGTAAGTT
The sequence above is drawn from the Erigeron canadensis isolate Cc75 chromosome 4, C_canadensis_v1, whole genome shotgun sequence genome and encodes:
- the LOC122597719 gene encoding DUF21 domain-containing protein At2g14520-like encodes the protein MEYLSCCSPNFFFYIAVIILIVCFAGMMSGLTLGLMSMSLVDLEVLAASGNPMDRLRASKILAVVKRHHLLLCTLLISNATAMEALPIFLNKLVPELGAIIISVTLILLFGEIIPQSICTRYGLVIGAAVTPIVRVLVWVWLPVAYPISKVLDCILGKGHVTLFRRAELKTLVDFHGNKAGKGGSLTLHETTIIGGALELTSKTAHDAMTLLSEAFSIDVNSKLDKLLMNLIIDKGYSRVPVYYDQPANIIGVLLVKNLLTINPADCVPIKNITLRLIPRVSETMPLYDILNEFQKGLSHMAAVIQQPSQTLQRSTSKRSSEVRVDILNESNEGLRSRTFNKFKSNSGSGNVSRVDSSKSRRWSDKFLPEVLNLTEKPFSSFRQEGDVIGIITMEDVMEELLKDEIFDETDHHNE
- the LOC122596698 gene encoding growth-regulating factor 6 isoform X1, which translates into the protein MMSRASGRYHPFTASQWQELEHQALVYKYMISGIPIPPHLLFTINSKTTPTDSSSTKLLLPPPHPSSIGWNCFHPMGYGRKIDPEPGRCRRTDGKKWRCSKEAYPDSKYCERHMHRGRNRSRKPVEPPKTAPSSDYYHTTDLLSSSRPSHVVLSSSQQHHFLLESTPTYRKTYGIKDQEIDEHPFFSQSPSGTINKTSSSGLGDSWQAMNNSSSKHTPFSDFHQNNTPGYLYTTTITNQHQSYYDQLALKLDRKDEPQHKVMHHFFDEWPPNDDKDSSTTQLSISIPASSAHDFFLTHNGSVYSFLYVRS
- the LOC122596698 gene encoding growth-regulating factor 6 isoform X2, whose product is MMSRASGRYHPFTASQWQELEHQALVYKYMISGIPIPPHLLFTINSKTTPTDSSSTKLLLPPPHPSSIGWNCFHPMGYGRKIDPEPGRCRRTDGKKWRCSKEAYPDSKYCERHMHRGRNRSRKPVEPPKTAPSSDYYHTTDLLSSSRPSHVVLSSSQQHHFLLESTPTYRKTYGIKDQEIDEHPFFSQSPSGTINKTSSSGLGDSWQAMNNSSSKHTPFSDFHQNNTPGYLYTTTITNQHQSYYDQLALKLDRKDEPQHKVMHHFFDEWPPNDDKDSSTTQLSISIPASSAHDFFLTHNDK